A region of Arabidopsis thaliana chromosome 5, partial sequence DNA encodes the following proteins:
- the VAMP713 gene encoding vesicle-associated membrane protein 713 (vesicle-associated membrane protein 713 (VAMP713); FUNCTIONS IN: molecular_function unknown; INVOLVED IN: response to salt stress; LOCATED IN: vacuolar membrane, vacuole, membrane; EXPRESSED IN: 22 plant structures; EXPRESSED DURING: 13 growth stages; CONTAINS InterPro DOMAIN/s: Longin (InterPro:IPR010908), Longin-like (InterPro:IPR011012), Synaptobrevin (InterPro:IPR001388); BEST Arabidopsis thaliana protein match is: vesicle-associated membrane protein 711 (TAIR:AT4G32150.1); Has 1807 Blast hits to 1807 proteins in 277 species: Archae - 0; Bacteria - 0; Metazoa - 736; Fungi - 347; Plants - 385; Viruses - 0; Other Eukaryotes - 339 (source: NCBI BLink).) — protein MAIIFALVARGTVVLSEFSATSTNASSISKQILEKLPGNDSDSHMSYSQDRYIFHVKRTDGLTVLCMADETAGRNIPFAFLDDIHQRFVKTYGRAIHSAQAYSMNDEFSRVLSQQMEFYSNDPNADRMSRIKGEMSQVRNVMIENIDKVLDRGERLELLVDKTENMQGNTFRFRKQARRYRTIMWWRNVKLTIALILVLALVVYIAMAFVCHGPSLPSCFK, from the exons ATGGCGATCATATTTGCGTTGGTGGCTCGTGGAACGGTGGTGTTATCGGAGTTTAGCGCTACTTCGACTAACGCTAGCTCAATCTCGAAGCAGATTTTGGAGAAGTTGCCTGGAAACGATAGCGATAGCCATATGTCTTACTCTCAGGATCGCTACATCTTCCATGTGAAACGAACAGATGGTCTTACCGTTCTCTGTATGGCCGACGAAACCGCCGGAA GGAATATTCCGTTTGCGTTTTTGGATGATATTCATCAGAGGTTTGTGAAAACATATGGCCGAGCTATTCATTCAGCTCAAGCTTATTCCATGAATGATGAATTTTCAAGAGTTCTGAGTCAACAGATGGAGTTTTATTCCAATGATCCTAATGCAGACAGGATGAGCAGAATCAAAGGTGAAATGAGTCAG gttCGAAATGTGATGATTGAGAATATTGATAAAGTTTTGGATAGAGGGGAGCGTTTGGAGTTGCTAGTTGATAAAACCGAAAATATGCAAGGCAACACTTTTCGTTTCAGAAAGCAAGCTCGTCGTTACAGAACCATTATGTGGTGGAGAAATGTCAAGCTTAC AATTGCTCTGATACTTGTACTAGCTTTGGTTGTGTACATCGCGATGGCCTTTGTTTGCCATGGGCCAAGTCTTCCTTCTTGTTTCAAGTAA
- the APT5 gene encoding adenine phosphoribosyltransferase 5, with amino-acid sequence MFAAENGLKGDPRLEAISAAIRVVPNFPKKGIMFQDITTLLLDHKAFKHTIDIFVDRYKDMQISVVAGVEARGFLFGPSIALAIGAKFIPLRKPGKLPGKVISESYELEYGHDRLEMHVGAVEPRERVIIIDDLVATGGTLSAAMSLLGFFLSSCFLFQFLKRIFWS; translated from the exons atgTTTGCGGCGGAGAATGGTCTCAAAGGAGATCCAAGGCTTGAAGCTATATCAGCAGCCATTAGGGTTGTCCCTAATTTCCCTAAGAAAG GGATTATGTTTCAGGACATAACTACGTTGTTACTGGATCACAAGGCGTTTAAACACACAATTGATATCTTCGTAGATCGTTACAAAGACATGCAAATCTCTGTCGTTGCTG GAGTTGAAGCAAGAGGTTTCTTGTTTGGTCCTTCCATTGCATTAGCCATCGGCGCAAAGTTTATCCCTTTGCGTAAACCAGGAAAATTACCAG gGAAAGTGATATCGGAGTCTTATGAGCTCGAGTATGGGCATGACCGTTTAGAGATGCATGTTGGCGCTGTTGAGCCACGCGAACGCGTCATTATCATTGATGATCTTGTTGCTACTGGCGGCACTCTTTCTGCCGCAATGAGCCTATtgggtttctttctttcttcttgttttctttttcagtttttaaagagaattttttggtcttga
- the APT5 gene encoding adenine phosphoribosyltransferase 5 (adenine phosphoribosyltransferase 5 (APT5); FUNCTIONS IN: adenine phosphoribosyltransferase activity; INVOLVED IN: nucleoside metabolic process, adenine salvage, anaerobic respiration, nucleotide metabolic process; LOCATED IN: cytoplasm; EXPRESSED IN: 23 plant structures; EXPRESSED DURING: 13 growth stages; CONTAINS InterPro DOMAIN/s: Adenine phosphoribosyl transferase (InterPro:IPR005764), Phosphoribosyltransferase (InterPro:IPR000836); BEST Arabidopsis thaliana protein match is: adenine phosphoribosyl transferase 2 (TAIR:AT1G80050.1); Has 1807 Blast hits to 1807 proteins in 277 species: Archae - 0; Bacteria - 0; Metazoa - 736; Fungi - 347; Plants - 385; Viruses - 0; Other Eukaryotes - 339 (source: NCBI BLink).) yields MFAAENGLKGDPRLEAISAAIRVVPNFPKKGIMFQDITTLLLDHKAFKHTIDIFVDRYKDMQISVVAGVEARGFLFGPSIALAIGAKFIPLRKPGKLPGKVISESYELEYGHDRLEMHVGAVEPRERVIIIDDLVATGGTLSAAMSLLESQGAEVVECACVIGLPEVKGQHKLKGKPLYVLVEPSGLDEFC; encoded by the exons atgTTTGCGGCGGAGAATGGTCTCAAAGGAGATCCAAGGCTTGAAGCTATATCAGCAGCCATTAGGGTTGTCCCTAATTTCCCTAAGAAAG GGATTATGTTTCAGGACATAACTACGTTGTTACTGGATCACAAGGCGTTTAAACACACAATTGATATCTTCGTAGATCGTTACAAAGACATGCAAATCTCTGTCGTTGCTG GAGTTGAAGCAAGAGGTTTCTTGTTTGGTCCTTCCATTGCATTAGCCATCGGCGCAAAGTTTATCCCTTTGCGTAAACCAGGAAAATTACCAG gGAAAGTGATATCGGAGTCTTATGAGCTCGAGTATGGGCATGACCGTTTAGAGATGCATGTTGGCGCTGTTGAGCCACGCGAACGCGTCATTATCATTGATGATCTTGTTGCTACTGGCGGCACTCTTTCTGCCGCAATGAGCCTATtgg AGAGCCAAGGAGCTGAAGTTGTTGAGTGTGCTTGTGTTATTGGCTTGCCTGAAGTCAAG gGGCAACACAAGCTCAAAGGGAAGCCGCTTTATGTGTTGGTGGAGCCTAGTGGATTAGATGAGTTCTGTTAG
- the VAMP713 gene encoding vesicle-associated membrane protein 713, whose amino-acid sequence MAIIFALVARGTVVLSEFSATSTNASSISKQILEKLPGNDSDSHMSYSQDRYIFHVKRTDGLTVLCMADETAGRNIPFAFLDDIHQRFVKTYGRAIHSAQAYSMNDEFSRVLSQQMEFYSNDPNADRMSRIKGEMSQVRNVMIENIDKVLDRGERLELLVDKTENMQGNTFRFRKQARRYRTIMWWRNVKLTIALILVLALVVYIAMAFVCHGPSLPSCFNFCLLL is encoded by the exons ATGGCGATCATATTTGCGTTGGTGGCTCGTGGAACGGTGGTGTTATCGGAGTTTAGCGCTACTTCGACTAACGCTAGCTCAATCTCGAAGCAGATTTTGGAGAAGTTGCCTGGAAACGATAGCGATAGCCATATGTCTTACTCTCAGGATCGCTACATCTTCCATGTGAAACGAACAGATGGTCTTACCGTTCTCTGTATGGCCGACGAAACCGCCGGAA GGAATATTCCGTTTGCGTTTTTGGATGATATTCATCAGAGGTTTGTGAAAACATATGGCCGAGCTATTCATTCAGCTCAAGCTTATTCCATGAATGATGAATTTTCAAGAGTTCTGAGTCAACAGATGGAGTTTTATTCCAATGATCCTAATGCAGACAGGATGAGCAGAATCAAAGGTGAAATGAGTCAG gttCGAAATGTGATGATTGAGAATATTGATAAAGTTTTGGATAGAGGGGAGCGTTTGGAGTTGCTAGTTGATAAAACCGAAAATATGCAAGGCAACACTTTTCGTTTCAGAAAGCAAGCTCGTCGTTACAGAACCATTATGTGGTGGAGAAATGTCAAGCTTAC AATTGCTCTGATACTTGTACTAGCTTTGGTTGTGTACATCGCGATGGCCTTTGTTTGCCATGGGCCAAGTCTTCCTTCTTGTTTCAA CTTCTGCTTATTGCTTTGA